AGCTTCGTCTATTTAATTCGATTGCACCCAATCCTTTTAACTGATAAAGTAACGAAGAATCAGTATGTAAAATATTTTTGGGTTTTCCCTGAAGTGGTGAGGAAATGAATAAAGAGAAAAGAGAAACTTATGATGTGATGCAAGTCTGCTTGTTAGCAGGTAAAATTATGCTCAGAAGTGGAGCAGAAACCTATCGAGTAGAGGATACAATGATGCGTATTGCAACCTCATTTGGAATGGAGCAATCTCACAGTTATGTTACACCAACTGGTATTATCTTTTCCATAGAGGGTGATGAACCGACGAAAACGAAATTAATAAGAATTGTAGCAAGGTCAACAGATTTAAAAAAGGTAACAGTTGTAAATGGTATTTCTCGTCAAATCGCCGAAGGGGGACTTTCGGTGAAAGAGGCTTATGACAAACTAAAAGAAGTGGAAAATAACAATCTGACATTTCCTTTGCCAATTCAAACAATAGCTGCTGCAATCGCTAGTGGTTGTTTTTTAATCATGTTTGAAGGGCATTGGAATGATTTTTTACCTGCTTTATTAGCAGGTGGAGTTGGCTATTATAGTTTTGTTTATTTTCATAAAGTAATTGAGATAAAGTTTTTTGCAGAATTTTTAGCCTCATTTCTAATTGGTTTGTTAGCCTATTTATTTACTAATATCGGGTTGGGGCATGAACTGGATAAAATAATTATAGGCTCGGTAATGCCACTGGTTCCTGGTGTATTGATTACAAATGCAGTACGAGATTTGATGGCGGGTCACTTAATTTCAGGATTATCTAAGGGAGCAGAAGCCTTTTTAACAGCTTTCGCAATAGGGTCAGGAATAGCAGTAATACTTTCATTTTTGTGAGGTGAGGAAATTGATGTATGTCGAACAGATAGTTACAAGCTTTATCGCATCGGCAGCCTTTGGCGTTATTTTCAATGCCCCGAAAGATTCACTGATAAAGGGAGGGCTTGTAGGAGCCTTTGGATGGATGATTTATATTCTGTTATCGGTAAATGAAGTAGATCATGTTCTTTCAACATTGATTGCTACATTCTTTCTTGCTGTAATGAGCCAACTTTTTGCAAAAAAGTACCGCACACCAGTAATTATTTTTAGTGTGGCAGGAATTATTCCTCTTGTTCCAGGAGGACTTGCTTACGATGCCATGCGTGAATTCGTCTTAAATGATTACAATACAGCCATAAATTTAGCGGCGAAAGCGTTTATGATTTCCGGTGCGATCGCCATTGGTTTAGTCTTTTCAGAAGTGGTTAATCAGATCATTCGTCAATCAAAATTTAAACATAGTAGACTGTAGCCCCTTGAATAGATTCTTGGGGTTTTTCTAACACTCTAAACAAATTAGTTGATCTTTCTGGAGGTGAAGGGAAGAATTCTCATAGTTTAGAGTATCTATTTTAAAGATCTCGATCTTTTGTTTACTGTGAGAACGAAATTGAAGCACTTCTGTTCCCGTAAGAAGAGCAATATGAAGGGTCTTCGAAACCTTTATATTAAATCCGGATTTTCCCACCAAAAGTTCTCCTTGACCTTTAATAGCAAAAAAGAGAAGATCTGAGGGAGAAATTGCTGATGGTGCCTCTTTACGTTCGAATGTACGATTTAGAATCTTAGCTAGAAATGGAAGGCTCAGAAAAAGGATTTCTTCATGATTCCCTTCAAGGAGAAGAGTTTCACCATGAATCGAAAAAACACTTGAAGTTGGAGCATATCCGTCGCCGAAATCTGTGGAAAGAGTCCCAATTACTTTTCCATCATCTGAGCGAAAAGGAGTAGCCACCACTTTTAATTTCTCTACCGTATTGTAGCCAAACCCTGCAATTAAATAAACATTCACTTTTCTTTTTTTCAGTAAAAAGTCATCTTGATTTAGTGAATTAAGAAATTCATTTTTCTTTTTCATTTTAATGGGCTGTATCCATTGCCATGCACTTCTCGTTTTCTGAAGCAGATAAGGTCCGTATTGTTCACTTGGGAGAAGATCATGAAGACCTTTAAATTGTTGATGGATAGTTTTGATTGTATCCGTTTCTGACAGAGAAGATAAGAGAATGAAATAGGCATTCATAAGCAGAGAAGTTAAGGAGGCATTTTGTGCAATCAATTTTTTCCCGCTCGTCCAATAATGAAAAATAGGTGCTGTTCCGTTATTCGGCGTTCCGATTAGGATTAGTTGATTCACGTCTTTTTCATACACTCTACTTTCAATGTAAGCTCTAGCAAGTAAGCCCCCCATGCCATGAGCGATAATATTCACTTTCTTTTTCTTGTTTTTTTTCTTTGCAAGATCGATTGTTTTCTTTAGATATTGTCTAAAAGAAACTCTCACTTTCTTTCGCCAGTCGTAGAATGCAATAAAAAGGTTGACACCTTTCTTGAATTCTAACGTTTCTTCTAAAAGACAGATAAATGGGTCGTACACGATTCCTGCGATTCCAAACTGCCATTCACCTGAGCCAGGAATTATTTCTTCTCCAACTGAACCAAAAATACCAGGAACGAAAACGACTGGGTACTCATCATTTTTGGACAGAGAGAGCATCTTATTCCTCCTTTCTAAAAGGCTGTTATCACAGCAATATACTCCGTTAAAAGATTTGGTTTCGGGGCATCTATTCGTCTGTTTTTGAAAGAAAGTCATTTGAAATGATGGATTCCTTCAATAATGAACTTGAATAGCCAAAATTCATACGAATAGAGCATTCTAAAAAGTTCTCTTTCTTCTATTATATTCGATGAAAAAAGAACAAAGAAGTAGTAATTGACCTCAGTGTGCAAACAGTTAGGTTCTTTTCGTATATATTGTGGTTATTTCATCATATTT
This DNA window, taken from Bacillus sp. 2205SS5-2, encodes the following:
- a CDS encoding threonine/serine exporter family protein, encoding MNKEKRETYDVMQVCLLAGKIMLRSGAETYRVEDTMMRIATSFGMEQSHSYVTPTGIIFSIEGDEPTKTKLIRIVARSTDLKKVTVVNGISRQIAEGGLSVKEAYDKLKEVENNNLTFPLPIQTIAAAIASGCFLIMFEGHWNDFLPALLAGGVGYYSFVYFHKVIEIKFFAEFLASFLIGLLAYLFTNIGLGHELDKIIIGSVMPLVPGVLITNAVRDLMAGHLISGLSKGAEAFLTAFAIGSGIAVILSFL
- a CDS encoding threonine/serine exporter family protein, yielding MYVEQIVTSFIASAAFGVIFNAPKDSLIKGGLVGAFGWMIYILLSVNEVDHVLSTLIATFFLAVMSQLFAKKYRTPVIIFSVAGIIPLVPGGLAYDAMREFVLNDYNTAINLAAKAFMISGAIAIGLVFSEVVNQIIRQSKFKHSRL
- a CDS encoding lipase family alpha/beta hydrolase, coding for MLSLSKNDEYPVVFVPGIFGSVGEEIIPGSGEWQFGIAGIVYDPFICLLEETLEFKKGVNLFIAFYDWRKKVRVSFRQYLKKTIDLAKKKNKKKKVNIIAHGMGGLLARAYIESRVYEKDVNQLILIGTPNNGTAPIFHYWTSGKKLIAQNASLTSLLMNAYFILLSSLSETDTIKTIHQQFKGLHDLLPSEQYGPYLLQKTRSAWQWIQPIKMKKKNEFLNSLNQDDFLLKKRKVNVYLIAGFGYNTVEKLKVVATPFRSDDGKVIGTLSTDFGDGYAPTSSVFSIHGETLLLEGNHEEILFLSLPFLAKILNRTFERKEAPSAISPSDLLFFAIKGQGELLVGKSGFNIKVSKTLHIALLTGTEVLQFRSHSKQKIEIFKIDTLNYENSSLHLQKDQLICLEC